The Geotrypetes seraphini chromosome 2, aGeoSer1.1, whole genome shotgun sequence genome contains the following window.
TGGGCCAGTACCAGGGCGGCTTGAGGCATGCATGGTGGATGTCACCACGTGCAGGCTGCGATGCCTTGAGGTGGCTGGCAGCGGTGCAGGCAGCATCAGACAGAATCCttcgaggcggatgtcggccgccgcgGCTGTCCGAGGCGGATGTTGGCCACCAcagctgtcggtggctgcaggctgCAGCGGCTGTCAGCGGCGGCAGGCTGCAGTggcagatggctgaagcctggctggaggaggacgaggaggagctgcgagagctccgcagaggcaggaggtgaggagagagagacagagacagatgggaggacagagggaaaggggggtaggggaaacgctgctgctgcacagggaagtggtgtggggggagggaaatggagggggaggaaatgctgctgtggcttctgcacagggaagtggtgggagagaaatgctgctgcaggaggcagggagagagacagatagatagaaagaaaagaaaagagacacagaaagacagacagacaaaggaggccagggagagagacagacagcgggagggagagagagacagaaataaagacacacagacatatattctagcacccgttaatgtaacaggctaaaatactagttattcAATAACACTGCACAGTGTTTTGAAATGCCCATGATCCATTTATGCCTCTTTGCTGGCCGCACTCCTTTTTAGGTTGCACACTAtaagccagattctgtaactgagCACCTAAAGAGATAGGTACCTAAAGATAGGTGCCCATTGCatgccaatcacacttaggcacccattacagaatcgcgctgagcagcgcctaacttaaaatttaggcatctgtaatataggccagggctttaaaggcctacattataggtgtttaagtcctttagagaatctcaCCTCAGTCTTTCtctacccctaaacatgcctactttggtgttaggcaccgataggcaccatgtgataggcgcctatcttgtGTAGAATTGCGCCTAAGAAAATAtgtgcctatctcccaattatttttcatttattcaattATGAGTTTGTTAAAGTTCACaaatgaagccaatttactaattaagttaggtgctaactttttttttatagaatttccttgtATGGAATTTAAGTGCCCAGCATTACAGAATAGTGTGCATTCAGATTTGTGTGCAActtctaattggtgccaattaaaatCAATAATTGGTGCTAGCATCCAGTTATTGATGGTTAATAGCTCATTAGCTAATTAAGTTGTGCACAAATCTTGAaacacacccaaatttgggcacacaaATATGGACCCCCAATATATAATCTGGGGATAAGTGCTTAATGTGGTTTAGTGAAAAGGCCCTTTAGTGTACTTCCATACTCTTTAAAACAAATATTTGCAAGAATCATGTATTATTACATCAAAGTCATTAAGATGTTCTACACTCTACCAGTTTTCGAAAGCTTTTTCTGAAATTGTCATCTAAAAATGCATACAGAAAGGGGTTTAGACAACTGTTTGCATAGCTtaggctggtgataaaaaaagaaATGCCAATGACTAGAGGTGTCTGAGGGATATCTGTGGTAAGAGCCACCACTGTGCTAAGGTGGTAAGGGGTCCAACAGAACAGACACACTGCTAGGATGATCAAGACCATGAATGTCACTTTTTTCTTTGCCTTGTCCAAGGCTTTGCCATTGGTATTCAAGCGCATGTGTCTCAGCTTGTATAGCATCATGGTATATAATATGCAGATTGTAGAGACAGGGATGGTGAAGCCCACGATCAGCGTATAAATTCGACTCATTTGCCACCACATACTTTCTGGATTTGGAAAGACAAAGACACACTGAAGTCTGCCATACTCATCATGGATTTTGGCAAAAATGATGAAAGGCAATATGATCACAGTGACAAAAATCCACACACATAAGCTCACAGTTTTGGCTGCTCTATAGGTACGGTAAGACATCTTTCTGGATTTCACTGTAGCCACCACAACAAGATATCTATCAATGCTCATCACAGTCAAAAAGTAGATACTGGAAAAAATATTGTATTGGTCAATGGAGATGATCAGTTTACACATGAACTCCCCAAAAGGCCATTGCAAGAGCAGATAATCAGCTATGTTAATGGGCAGTACCAAAGTAAAGAGCTCATCAGCAATTGCCAGATTAAGGATGAACATGTTGGTTACAGTCTTCATGTTGGGAGCTTTGAGAATGACATAGATGACAGCAGTGTTTCCAGTCAACCCCACCGCGCAGATCACGGAATAAATGAGAGGTATCGCTAAATAAAAATTTGGAATCATTGGACTTGATTCATTGAGCCCATAAGGTCTTTCGGTATTGCAGTTCAGAACTGCATCAGCACATGAAGAATTGATAGAAAGGTTGCCGGTTTCAGAATTCAAGGAGATGCTATCCATCCTAAAAAGAAAGCAAGCAGATAACtaagtatataaaatttttaaaataaatatgataCTCATATCAATTGTGTTGTTTGTCTTCCTAAGGGcccttttgtattgtattgtatttgatatatcGCTTGTATATAAGTACTCAGTGGTTTCCAAATACTAGAACATTAGGCACATTAACTTCCCTTATTGTCCTTTATTTTTATGTAATTCTGTTCTAGAGGCAGCAATCTTGTTTTATTAGTTAAATCTTCCTGTAGTTTTTTCAGATTCAGTAATTTAAATATGATAAACTATATGAAAAAATGATTTGTATAAATCATTATCTGGCTACTGAGCCAGATAAACCTTTTGCAAATTGCAACCATATTTATTGATCTGCTTCCTATTTTAACTTTaatttgaagaaaaaagaaaaatataggtATGGAGAACTTTATAAGGTTTGTAGTACAAAAATGAGAATATTATCATTCTATGGCCATGCGTAACATTCCTCAAATAATACAAGGATATATACTGCCCCAAAAAACAGGAACACAGTAACTCGTATGTTTGTCAAAACTAAGCAAACTCACCAGGgagttgattctataaatggtgcctatatCATCCGGTACCTTAAAAAAAGGCACCGACtttatgtcaatcacacttagtcgccatttacagaatt
Protein-coding sequences here:
- the NPBWR1 gene encoding neuropeptides B/W receptor type 1, yielding MDSISLNSETGNLSINSSWLNESSPMIPNFYLAIPLIYSVICAVGLTGNTAVIYVILKAPNMKTVTNMFILNLAIADELFTLVLPINIADYLLLQWPFGEFMCKLIISIDQYNIFSSIYFLTVMSIDRYLVVVATVKSRKMSYRTYRAAKTVSLCVWIFVTVIILPFIIFAKIHDEYGRLQCVFVFPNPESMWWQMSRIYTLIVGFTIPVSTICILYTMMLYKLRHMRLNTNGKALDKAKKKVTFMVLIILAVCLFCWTPYHLSTVVALTTDIPQTPLVIGISFFITSLSYANSCLNPFLYAFLDDNFRKSFRKLVECRTS